GCGACACAGAATGCAGTAGGCAAGGTTCCATGTTCCATTGTGCATTTGGAACTGTAGCACTGAAACTATAGTCTGAGGGAGACGCTTCAGACCTggtgggcagagagggagagctctCACTCTCAGCTCCCAGGAGATCAATTACAGGCAGCCAGAGTGTTTCTTCACTCCCTGcagagggactgatggagaagACCAAGTGCAGAGACATCACCCAGACTATCAGTCTTATTACACTGATCTAAAGGACAGTGCGGATGGTTGGAGGAACAGAAAaggcgtgagtgtgagtgtgtgtgttagtgtgagtgtgtgtgtgtgtgtgtgtgtgtgtgtgtgtgagtgagagtgagagaagtggTCCTCGCCTTATTTCTGCTCTCTTTGTGCCGTGGCCACatggtggtgctggtgtgtgtgtaatgtccgTGTTGtgggaacaggagaggagagaagaagacgCTCCTGCTGGGTAATTAAGCAGACGAGGGACAAACTAAAACATGTTAGTGAGCAGACAACAGGGCAGCGTTGGACAGATCTCCCGGGAGGAGTGGACGCCTGCAAGAGCCTCGGCTCTCATACAGATCAGCTCTCCTCTTTACCTGCTCCactcctctgcccctctcctcctcctctctcttctccctcctcctcctcctcttctctttctccgtctttttctcgccctcccccctcctttcccccccccctatttccttcctctttccctcgTCAGTCAACTTTTCTCGTCAGTCACTCAGGTCTGGACCCCCAGACACGCCGGCCCGTGGTCAGATAACTGCCCGCGCCCGCCGCTCCCACCGCTCCAGTTCCACCCAATTTCACGCACGTTAGCGGCCCGGCCGCCCAATATGCAAATCGTCCGTTAGGGTTTTGTGCCGCTCCTTTGGCCTTCTGGAGACGAGCGGCTTCCCCATTTGCCACCCGAAATCACACCTCGACACCCCCCCCTTCACAACTTCACAAAAGGTCAGGAGGGTTTGAAGTGAAATGGTTGTTGACTATTTGTGGTGCGGGTTAAATGTAATTAAACTGACTGTTCGCCACCTGAGGTGTTGAAGACAGGGAGGTGTTCATTCGGGTTTTTCCTTATTTAAATTTTAGTTGGTGTTTAAATGCCCAAGTCATTTGAGGAAGCGTGCGTTTGCAGTTAACGAACTCATCAATGTTCCTCGTCTGAGAGGCGGCTCATTGAGAGGACCGTGAAGCCAAAGTTTGAGGAGGGTGGAAGGCCGTTCAAGTTGACCAAAGAAAACCCTCAACACATGGGTGCTAGTGAAGGACTTGATTGCACACACATTGAGGTCCTGACCTGCTCAGTTACTAGGGGGAATGAAGAGggtaaatgaaacacacacacacacacacacacacacactgggttttAAAGGTGCCGTATGTTTGAGTGGGTGAGATGGGGGCGGTGGGAGGTTGTGGTTGGttgggtgggggatgggggggcagAGTAGGAATGGGATGAGGAAAAAAGCAATCAACTGATGGCTAATGGCGACACAAGCCTTTTATGTAGATGAGAGGAGCTCCTGACGCTCCTTTAATTGAACCCGctcaggaggggagggggggtgggcgCGCCCCTTTAATTGACTCCGCTGTTAACACGACACAGTCAAGTGGCTGCACTTTtattggggtgggggtgggggtggtaggAGGAGTTGTGGAGAGATATCGGACCACACAAGGTCAGTACGTTGTTCTATCTTTATAATGATACATGGGTCACGTTTCACCAGTTTACTCCTAGCCTGGCAATatagactaaaaaaaaaaaaaaaaaggcctgcTTGAACTGTGTGTTCACTAAGACGGGGgaaatgtggggggggggggggggggagtcattGTTTACTTCGATTCATTGTCTCCAAGGTGATGGTTCATTTTTCATGTGCCATGTGTTCATTGTTAGAGCACTCAGTTATCTCTTTCTacacctcttctctttcttttcatgtgTGCGATGGACTTATGATCAGACTCCTGACTATAGTAGACTTGTGATCAGACTTCTGACTATAATGGACTTATGATCAGACTTCTGACTATAGTGGACTTATGATCAGACTACTGACATACTACTGACTATAGTCATACATCAGTAGTCTTAGCAGATGAATTTGTCAGGAATAAGAAATAAGACACAATCCACTGAATGAAACTGTATATCAATGCAGCGCTTTTTACATTTGTGTAAGTGTTTTTACAGACAGTCTTAGTGGCGACAGTATTATATTGCTAAGACACAggtaagagagaggaaaatgtcTGCTGTTGTCTGTCCATTGtttttgaatttgtgtgtgtgtgtgtttttgaatgtgtgtgagtgtttttgaatgtgtgtgtgtgtgtgagtgtgtgtgtttttttaaatgaagcaCAGCTCCTTTCAGACTGGTATGAAAGACGTGGCTGCAGCATGTGGCGTAAaggctgggctgtgtgtgtgtgtgtgtgtgtgtgtgtagcgcgtGGCGTAAaggctgggctgtgtgtgtgtgcagcacgtGGCGTAAAGGCTGGGCAGTGGGCAGAGATGGGCAGCCTCTCAGAGGTGGcattcacacatacaagaactgactcctctcctctctctctttgtccctcccctccctttctctctctctctttctctctatgccTCACTAGAAGTATCTTTTGAGTAACCCCGCCCACCAGAGCGGCGCTGTGGACGAGCACTTCTTCCTGAACGAGAGCGCCTCACAAGTCAGGTGAGGTCAGCCAGGTCACGTGACCCCCACATCACAGGGGCGCGGCCCTCTGTTGTTTCCCTCTGATGCTCGTGGCGGTGAAGCCGGCCCTAGAGCTCGGCAtgtcatgacctctgacctctgtgttcTCAGGGAGATTTCCAAGTTTAAGCCCCTGTCTTCCAAGACCTCGGTGAGCGTGATCACGGGGGACACCTACGACCAGCAGCTGCCCGCCCATCTCAACCAAGTGAGTGTGTCCCCTGTCTCTCACCCCCTtactcttcatcttcatcactctctctctctctctctcctcttcatctctcactctttgaTCTTTTCAGTCTtacctcttttttttgtctgccttCGCACCGGTACTCGTTTGGATCTTCACCCACAACTCTCCGAGGGCCACGTTTTTCACACGCATTTTCATCTGTAATCTTTAGTCTTTACTGGgaaccttcttcttcttcttcttcttcttcttcttcttcctcctcttcacacaCTAATCATCCTAATTACATATGTCTTTGGTCTTCACTCCCTTTTGATCTAATCAAATGTAATGGAAGACATCGTCATCAGCGTTCAGATAAGACAAGCTCAGATGGTCCTTAAGATGACAAACATGAAGCTAGTTGCCTTTGTTTAAGTAataaagaggagaagagaggcaagTTTAACTCAAGTTGTTTATACTCCATGTTTCGCGCCTCACCATAATTGTcatttttccccacccctaacTCCCAACTTCCAAATGCACCCCGCGCCCCCCTGGCGGTGTGTGGCAGGTGGTGGCAGAGCATCAGAGGCACTTTGTGGAGCAGTCGTACCCCCAGGCCTCGCGCATCCTCGTCCCCGGGGCTGACCGGCGAATGATCTACACCCAGCCGGCCGCCGTCAGCAAACATCTGTGGACGCTGGTGTCACGCCGGCAGTCTAGACACCAGAGCCAGTGAAGCGAAGCGGCAGTCAGCGGTGGAACGCCTGTGCCATCCTGCACCGAGCCATAACCTAGCTCCCGctcttcattctctcctctgtctgttctcttcttcttctcttcttttccactctctctcctctgcttctttttctctctctcacttcctctaccttcccttttctctctttctcactctctctctttctttctcactctctctctttctttctttctctctctctctctctctctctctctctctctctctctctctctccccttctctgaaTGCCTGTGCCATCCTGCACTAAGCCATAGCCTAGCCGGCGGCTGCCAAGGAGGATGTGTTTGTCACCCAGAAAGGGATTCTGGGAAGGTAAACCGCGAACTTCCGGGCTGTAAAGGGTATCTTCTTGTTTTAATTCAAATTTGAATTGTGAGGCTGTCAGTGATGGTGACTCAGTtggaaatgtaaatataaaatctTTTCATTTCTGTAAATAAAGTTTTGGAATTTTATAGTCAGTGTGATGGAAGtgactttttttattctgtTCCGGTTCAGCTTCTTTTTAATGTGAACAAAAGGAGGACACAAATCATGAGAGCTTATCCTGAGGATTGAAGTTTAATTATGACACCACATCAAAATAAAAATTTCCAACAGTTCTGGAATTTAATTCCATCCATATACATGCATAGCAACAACgtatttttttaagaaataTTTTTTCTCCCATGAGGACATTGGAATGATCATTTTACAGTACTAttccccaccctcccctcccttccatccCATTATGTTCGTCAACATCGATAAACGTACTTCTTTAAAattttcttagttttttttttcttcctttttcacCCCCTTTTAGTGGGTAACAAATAATTTCTGCCAAGTCCCCTTTTATAATACTGCTTTCAGTAACGTTTTTCCTCATTTACAAAGTATTGCGTTGAGagcacatttttaaaaagggaGACCAAAATGTTATCAGCAAACAGAAATACGAGTACTATACAAGAAAGAATGCTGCCATCGTCATGAAAACATCCACTTCAGAGTCGAAGAAAAGAGACGGGGACAAACAGTTCCATACATATGCAAAGCCGCGTGTATATGCCAAAAACATGAGATGTAGGGTGCCTGTGCCTGGTTATCCCCCGAAAACAGTGTTTTAAGGCTGAGAAGTCATGGATAGCAAGCTGCAAATGACatttaggcatatacaaaaACGTTACAGCAAATAAGAATACACAAGTGCTTCTGAGAGCTATTTTGTGTCTAAAATgcaattttttgtttttgtactctGTGACTATTGTCTCCTTGAACCTACATTACAGTGTAAACAATATGAGTGCTACACAAGAATGACtatacaataacattacaaacaacTCTGATATAAATTTCCTTTTTGATTTTAAATTAAGAGCACTACTCCTATTAATACtgattgtaaaataaataaaggtgaAAGTGGCACCAATATTacacttgtctttttttttctttcttttttttcctaacCAATGATTTGCATTAAGTCTTAAAATGATGACAGAAGAAGCTTCTCTTGATTGTCCACAAGCAGTGTATAAAACTGCATGATTCACTACTCCAGACACGACAGTGTACCCAAAAAAAGAGGGGATGCTGCGAgggcagaagaggagaaggagcgagggagggagggagggagagaaggacggGCTGGgtcggagggagagagagagcatgggctTCATTTCACATGTTCAGCGGCGTGTGACGAACAGTAGAACTTCTTGTGAGTGATAAAGTTTGACAGGTTATTGAACTGGATGTCACACAGGCGGCAGTACTTGCCGCTGCCTGCGTTCTGGGCCGAGCCATTTAGGCCCTTGGTGATggctggcggcggcggcggcggcggcggtggcacCTCCTCCGTCGGAGACTTGGCCCCGGGGGAGGTGTTCTCAGTGGCTTCGGGCGGGTTCTCTGTGCTCCATGTGGGGGAACCGTGCCCGTCTGCAGCTGGGGTGTGCAAGGCCGGGTTCTCCTGCTGTGGGGTTGAGGCAGAGGGGCGATCGTCTGGCTTGTGCCCTCCGTTCACGATCACCATGCTCCTGTTGTTGGGCAGCAGAGGGGACACCTCTTTTCCCGGGTGCGGACATCCATTGGCAGAGGGTGGTGGCTCCTTGCCTGTCTCGGGGGCACCGTTCGCTGCCGCCTGCTCCTGCTCGCTCCCCTCGCTCGGTGTCAGCAGTCCGCTCAGGTAGTCGCTCGGCTTAATCCCGAAGTAGGGTGGTGAGATTTGTTCGTTGCCCTTCATCTTCTTTATTGCTCCGGGATAAAGGCCATGGGGCAGAAACATGTTCTTGCTCTCGTCTTTGTTGAGCCCGAGCTGCGAGTCGGAGAAGGCCTTCAGCGCCGCTGCCGAGCTGAGGTGGTGTGGAGTGTACAGGCCGCCATTTTGCACCATAAGGTCCCCAACGCCATTTTTCTCACATTTAACAGGGTTCTTGTCGTAGGCGTCCTCAGGATTAACACCTTCGTTTTTTACCTCGGAAAACACAGGCTGTTTGAGAGGCCCGATGTCGTTGTGCTGGGTAGCCGTCACAGGGCAAAAGTTCTGTTTGTGAGCCAGGTAGTTCTCCACCTTGTTGAAGCTGATCTTGCACACGGTACATTCATGGTAGTCCAAAAGTCTTTTGGGGGAGTTGCACGACTTGTCGGGGAGTGGTGAGCATTTTTTGCTGAGATCAATAGGGGCGTCCAGCTCGTGCGAATCGACGGTGTTGCATTTGGGACCAAGGATGGATTTGCTGACAGTGAGCGAGGCCTCCAGGTGTTTGGGGACCATGCCTGGAAAGATGTCGTGGCGGGGGTGGAAGCGGTCGGCCAGATTCTCCGCAGCCTCCTGGGAGGTGCAGGGGTTGCCCAAGGCAGGGACTCCCAGGAACCCTGTCTGATGCGGCCCCATGGGAGGCCTCTGCTCCTGGTCCGGGAGGCACATCTCGTACATCTTCCTGCGTTTGCGCGTCCTCATCGTCCTCTGCATGGCGGGGACCTTGTTGCTGTTCATGCGCTTCATGGGCGGGTCGTGGCGCGTGGCGCAGTAGTATTGCTTGTGCACCATGAAGGTCTCGTGGCGACTGAAGGTGATGTTGCAAGCCTCGCACGTAGTTTTGTTGGGATCGCTGTCCGATTCGACCAGACCTGTGCTGGGGCTCTTGACCTCTGGCTGTTTCCCGTTCAAACGTTCCTCCCCGCCGGCAGGTGGCGTGGCAACCTTCTTCACCTGTCCAGCGAGGTCCTTCTCAGGCCCTTTCTCCCCAGCGCTCATCATGTCCAGCACTGAGGAGTTGATGCAAGAGGACGGCAGGAGGTTATTATCTGTCTCTGAGGGGAGGCACCCAGAGAGCATCCCCACTGCGCTGTGGCCACTGTTTGGGCTCACCGACTCCTGCGCGGCCTTCTCCGAGATCCCGGGGAAGTCGGGCGACTTGGTCATGTGTTGCCAGCGGCTGTTGCAGTAGTGCTTCTTGTGGACCAGGTAATTGTCTAGGTTATTGAAGGTGATGTTGCACTCGAAGCAGGTGGCGCCCTTCGGCATGAGCGGGCTGTAGATGACCGGCGGGTAGCTGCTGCCCCCGTGGCGGAGGCGCCGGTGGACCAGCTCGGACATTTTGGCAAGGATCTCCGATGCCTGCGGGACCACAGAGATGTCCTGCGAGAAGGCGAACTGGGACAGGAAGGGGCCCATGGGGAAACTGGGGCCCATGCTATGCTGGACGGGCGAGGAGGCCAGGCGGGGGCTGGAGGGCTCCGACTTGATGCGGGTGTAGGAGAAGCTGGCCTTGTTCACCGGGTGGCCATCGGGTTTTTGCATCGCCAGCGCAGGCTTCTTCTCTAGCCGCTCCAGATCGACGTCCGGGCTGCCGTCTTTCCCCGACAGCCCCTTGGGGCTCGGGAGGACCATGTCCTTCCTGCCGGCCAGCTCGGCCCGGGCCTGCTGCAGGACGTCGTCGCCCGTCCGCGGGGAGTGCTCGCTGTCGTCCCTGCGGAGCTTCCCCCCCGAGTGGCTGTGTAAGTCCTGATGCTGCAGCAGCTCCCTATGGTTCTGGAAGCTGATATGGCAGTGATTGCATCTGAAGGCCGCCTGTGACAGGTGCGAGAGGATGTGGTGCTGGAATGTGATCAGCGAATCCGCCGTGTAGTTGCAGATCGTGCATTTCAGGCTGGTGCCGGGGGGGAGAGTCTCTTCCGTTTTGACACCTGTGAGGAAGATAAAAACACCGTGGTTTTTAGATCGGCACTCTCCCCGcagatctccctctctccccacataTTAAGCAGCAGCCATCAGGACCCGCATTATAACACACTTATCCCCCACAAAAACCCCCTGACACCTGACTAAAAATACATGATAAACTGTCAAcagcagaggctgtgtgtgcgaTTTACTACACAACTAATCCAAATATGATCCCGTCAAAAACATGCATAAGATGCACCTGTCTGTAGCCGCCTGTCGATAAAATGCTGAGAGTCAGTTGTCACTGAATTCACTTATTTAAATTTAAAGACTCCTGTAAGCCACGGAAAAGAGCCAGTTGATAAATACTTCACTGTGCCCCATGCAGTGCAGGTGCCCAAGTTCTTTGCTTAGCAACCGAACCATTTGACCTTGACAGTGGCATACTCTATGAGCAGAAAGTAAAACATGGCAATTAAGTCCATCACTTAATCCCTGTCTGAATCCAGCCCTTTCATTCATTTCCTAACATGGAAAATACTATATAGAAATAGTGAAAGTGGTTTGATGACACCCCATCGCTGCCGTTTGAGAACACTCACCACTGTGTGTGCTTAGGTGCACCTCCAGGGCCCGGGCCCCCGAGAAGCTCTTGTTGCATTGTGGAAAGGGGCAGATGCTGGgcggctggtggtggtggttggtcTCTGTGTCCTCGGCCACGCTCTCTAGCTCCCTCTGGCGGCCGCTGCAGTAGTACATCAGATGGGCCTGCAGGTTCCTCTCACTGCGGAACCAGATCCCACACGCCTTACAGGGGAAGATGTCCTCTGCGGGAGAGATACGTTCACACCTGGTCAGGTAAAAGCCACCACTGTTCTCCCCTCACCCCAATGGGGGGGTCACTTTTTCCCCAGGTGAAGCTATTTGCTATTTCCTCACACTGTTTCCTGAATTCATCTCTACCCCTACGGTGACATGCTTGTCCAAGTGAAACCACTGTCCCCATACTGATCCTAGGTGATCCTAAATGACGTACACGATCATTTAAAACTAGTAGCTGATAGCGGTCAGCTCAGCAGGCTGACGAAACTGACATGATTCTCTGCGCTATATTTCCCCTGAAGGGGCAAACAGAGAAATACGACCACATGCTTGCAGTTGCCTTCCTTGCTGCCGACCTGAATCTGCCGATGACCCTTATTAAGTCAATCATATTTGCATATGAGTTTATTCTTTGTTCAATTAACACATTGGGTTAGGAGTCAATGCATGTTTGCAGTTTATGCCTGAAAGTGAAGGTCAGCCTTTTTTATCCATGACTCCTCACGTGGAGAGGTTAATCTGTGGAGCACTGATTACACCTTACCAGTTTGCCTGCTGACTACATATGGTGAAGTACAATCTAACTACACTGTGGCGGTAGTAAATATGAGTTTGTAACCTCGATGGTCACATCTCAGCGCACAGAAGTCAAGCTGCAATCTAACCTGCTTGAACTGCATCTGGGTAAGCAaaatatgctaatgctaaggTTGCCTTGTTATTTGCTTTGACCAGCTATGTTTACTCAGCATTAACGTACAACTACAGTCTAAAATATAATACAAACTCAATGTTGATTCACGGACTACCACTATTATGTATGAATGTACAAACAGTCCCTGTGACTATGACAGCGGTGGTGGGGTTTTTGGGAAggttttaggtgtgtgtgtgtttgtgaatatacACAGCTCATCATggcagcatatgtgtgtgtttctaggcATGCACCAGTACTGCACTGTTACTCACTGTTCACAATGGCGGTGGGCAGTATGGAGGCCATGGCGGCCTGCTGGGGCAGCAGCTGGATGCTGTCGAGGAGCCGGGCAGGGTACATGCCCTCACTCATGGACATGTGGTTCACCGCCTGCAGCCGAGAGTCAAAGTCCACTACGAACGCCACCAGCTCCTCGCCCTCCATCAGGTTCTTAGTGGTGGTGCACCATAGCTGGCCccctgcaacacaaacacaaacacaaacacatttagttTGTCTGTCTAGATCTTTCTATAGCCAGTCCGTTGTTCCTGCAAGGCGAGGACCCAAGAGTGCCTGAGGGAATCTCATCGAAAAGGTTCCTTCATGACACAACATGACATATGAGAGAACAGATCTGAACTGGAAAAATGACAACCTCGAGAGAACACACCCTGTGTACGCTTTTCTTGAacttttattatatatatatatatattatattatattatgaattattgcatatatattatattatattattatgtatataatTATTGCAGTACAGTCGTAATTGATTCCATGGTAAGGGCTGTGGAGTAGTATCTCTACTAGTCATGCCATGCCAATGCAGATCCATCCGTGGCCAAGCCTGTCTTGGACAAGCTGAGGAAGCCAgtctttttcttattttttttccatttgggCAAAAGGGATTTCCTCTTGACGTGCGTGGTGTTACAGCACACAGCCAAAAGCCCTGCCTGAGAAAACGAAGGCATCAGATTTGTTTATACTACATGGTGACAGTAATACGGACTGGGACGAGGACTGGGACGACATGGATACGGGGGAAGTGTGTAGGCAAGCAGGGCGCTGGGGAGTTCCACCGTTCAGTGTTTTTGTGATCTTTGTAAAGCATTTTTGTCACAACAGTTTACCTACCGCTGCATGTACAGAACATTTGGATTTGTATGTGTTAATATTTATTGATCGATTAATCGATTATTAGTACATCAGAGTTAATGTGAACTGTATCACTATTTTACCCAGTCACACCTGCCATCCATCCAGTGCTGCATTAAATTGTTGAGTTTTGGATTAAACATTCTCCAGTGAAGTCTTCAGGACATATTCATTAAGTCAGTCAggcggaggggggaggggggagggcttGTGAAAGAGAAGAAcgggggatggagggaaggaaggtTTAAGCTCAGATAATATTTATCTCCGCACATGACAGGCTTTTCAGCGGCACTTCATTTTCCATTGAAGAGATTAAAGTTTTTAATATGACTATTTACAAAAATCTGGCTGCCAAGATAACAACAAACCATGATATGCCGGTGCTAAATGGCAGAATTAGGACATTGTTTCGGAGGGAAAGCTGGACAATTAATTAAACTGCACTGTTGGCTCCCAAAGATGAGCAAACACACCGACAGGACGTCAGAATAAAAGAGGACCTCTGATTTGAGTCCAGCTGCTTTGGATGTCTCAGAAGTACCTCAACTGCTGCCGAGAAGAACCCTTTAGAATCCCCAGAAACCAGCCGCAAGTGTTTAcacaaaaggtcaaaggttaataTGTCACATTCCTTCAGATTTTGCAAAATACACGGGGTGCTAATTATACCTCTGGTATGTCCCACAGAGACTATTAAACTGTATATATCTAACAATAAACAGCCAATTTAGTCACGTACGGTCAAAAACCCAGGAATGCAATTCTACTGCTCAGAGAAAACCTTCCAAATGAATGTATTAATGAGTGTAGCTACTAACTGTCACTCGTGAAAGCTGGTCTGCGAGGGTCTCCCTTCAACTGCATTCCAGCCCATATCTCAGTTTCACCACGCTGTGACATAATCTATATTTGCTCATCTCATAGGGCCGCACATGACTTTtacttgactgtgtgtgtctgtgtgtgtgtgagaccgagggagagtgtgagtgagtgtgtgtgtgtgtctgtgtgtgtgagacaaagggagagtgtgagagtgtgcagtCTACTTTAAGTACATGTCAGAGAAGAGAGGTGTTATTAATAAAGGTCATCTCCCAGTGACCTTACTTTGCAgcgacagtgtgtatgtgtgtgagtgtgtgtgtgtgtgtgtgtgtgtgtgtgtgtgtgtgtgtgtgtgtgtgtgtgagagagagagagagacagagagagcgatgcCTTAAAGAGAGGTTTATCAGCCTGATCTACAATAACAAGACGCTCTCCTCAGACCTGTCCTTCATCAGCTGGAtcctgtcaccacacacacacacacacacacacacacactcacacttacacacacacacacaggctgccagAAGAGGCTCTTTGAATCCTTATCTCCtaattaaaataacaaaactcGTTGTGCCGTCGGCCTCAGTGAGCAGGTAGATCTGAGCCATCACAACCTGCAGAGGGCCAGCAGATCTGTCCTGTGTCCGCTTCAATAGGGCCCTATGATTTACGCCACGCAGATCTGTCCTGTGTCCGCTTCAATAGGGCCCTATGATTTACGCCACGCAGATCTGTCCTGTGTACGCTTCAATAGTGCCCTATGACTTACGCCATGCAGATCTGCCCTGTGTCCGCTTCAATAGGGCCCTATGATTTACGCCACGCAGATCTGTCCTGTGTACGCTTCAATAGTGCCCTATGACTTACGCCATGCAGATCTGCCCTGTGTCCGCTTCAATAGGGCCCTATGATTTACGCCACGCAGATCTGTCCTGTGTACGCTTCAATAGTGCCCTATGACTTACGCCATGCAGATCTACCCTGTGTCCGCTTCAATAGGGCCCTATGATTTACGCCATGCGGAACCCGTGGACGGAACAGCAGAACTCACAGTTAAACACGGAATTGTGCGGTATTTGACATGAATCAATAAAATGACGGGAGAGGAATACATTTGTTAACGTTATAGGCGACATTTTGGGACACAGGCACGTCAAACATGTTGTAAGAGACAGCTAGTTAAAGGTAGACCCCGGTTTGATGTCATGGACAGGGAGCACAAGCATCACAGTTCTCTTTGCATTGCATTTCTCTTCCTGTGTTTTTAAATAGGGTTATTCTCTGTGTCGGAATCCTGGGCAGACGTGTCCCGGGCAGGAAAtggtgtgttggaatgttttccTGGCGTGTTTGGAAGTGATCCGACCCCTGATCTGACCCCTGCTACACAGCTGGCCGCGCAGGACTTCAGGAAGTCACCCTTGACGCACACAACCCTTCCTGGAACCAGATTTCTATGCTggtgtatgcatgcgtgcgtgtgtgtgtgtgtgtgtgtgtgtgtgtgtgtgtgtgtgtgtatgtgtgtgtgtgtgtgtgtgtgcgcgtgtgtgtgtgtatgcatgcatgcgtgcgcgtgtgtgtgtgtgtgtgtgtgcaagggtaGGGGTCACGAGGCAGAACTATGCAAAGATGGGACTGAGAGATGTGACTCCTTTCCTTTCATCTtctattttctctcctcttccactcctcttctgGTCTCCTCCCCTGTTCCAGTCTACGTCCCTCATATCTCTTCACCTCTGTttagccctctcctctcctctccttccctctgcttcctctctctcctccctctcctccctctccttccctctcctctctttccctctccctccctccgcttcctctctctcctccctctcctccctctccttccctctcctctctttccctctccttcctctcctctccttccctctgcttcctctctctcctccctctcctctccttccctctcctctctttctctctccttcctctcctctccttccctctgcttcctctctctcctccctctcctctccttccctctcctctctttccctctccttccctctccttcctctcctctccttccctctgcttcctctctctccttccctctcctctccttccctctgcttccactctctcctccctctcctccttttctcacCTCATgagctctcctctctgctcctctatgAAGAGTCATCTTTCctgttctcc
The DNA window shown above is from Clupea harengus chromosome 11, Ch_v2.0.2, whole genome shotgun sequence and carries:
- the zfpm2a gene encoding zinc finger protein ZFPM2a; translation: MSRRKQSNPRQIKRRLDDGLEEEEEECVSEESELVAKEEFSAEEGFSADFEPENLSCEGMDYFCNKGEEEGRREVRETDMDTSNEKTRHPPPEPEEWDGPRELDVFHKEGERRIHTRQQLPVGTTWGPFEGKIETSSDGGSLKTKSSVPLVLNAGPRWLLDVTWQGAEDNKNNCVVYSKGGQLWCTTTKNLMEGEELVAFVVDFDSRLQAVNHMSMSEGMYPARLLDSIQLLPQQAAMASILPTAIVNKDIFPCKACGIWFRSERNLQAHLMYYCSGRQRELESVAEDTETNHHHQPPSICPFPQCNKSFSGARALEVHLSTHSGVKTEETLPPGTSLKCTICNYTADSLITFQHHILSHLSQAAFRCNHCHISFQNHRELLQHQDLHSHSGGKLRRDDSEHSPRTGDDVLQQARAELAGRKDMVLPSPKGLSGKDGSPDVDLERLEKKPALAMQKPDGHPVNKASFSYTRIKSEPSSPRLASSPVQHSMGPSFPMGPFLSQFAFSQDISVVPQASEILAKMSELVHRRLRHGGSSYPPVIYSPLMPKGATCFECNITFNNLDNYLVHKKHYCNSRWQHMTKSPDFPGISEKAAQESVSPNSGHSAVGMLSGCLPSETDNNLLPSSCINSSVLDMMSAGEKGPEKDLAGQVKKVATPPAGGEERLNGKQPEVKSPSTGLVESDSDPNKTTCEACNITFSRHETFMVHKQYYCATRHDPPMKRMNSNKVPAMQRTMRTRKRRKMYEMCLPDQEQRPPMGPHQTGFLGVPALGNPCTSQEAAENLADRFHPRHDIFPGMVPKHLEASLTVSKSILGPKCNTVDSHELDAPIDLSKKCSPLPDKSCNSPKRLLDYHECTVCKISFNKVENYLAHKQNFCPVTATQHNDIGPLKQPVFSEVKNEGVNPEDAYDKNPVKCEKNGVGDLMVQNGGLYTPHHLSSAAALKAFSDSQLGLNKDESKNMFLPHGLYPGAIKKMKGNEQISPPYFGIKPSDYLSGLLTPSEGSEQEQAAANGAPETGKEPPPSANGCPHPGKEVSPLLPNNRSMVIVNGGHKPDDRPSASTPQQENPALHTPAADGHGSPTWSTENPPEATENTSPGAKSPTEEVPPPPPPPPPAITKGLNGSAQNAGSGKYCRLCDIQFNNLSNFITHKKFYCSSHAAEHVK